The following DNA comes from Parcubacteria group bacterium.
CTCACTCCGAATTTCGGTGACAAAGAAGGTGTGAACTATTTCTTTCGTTGGGAAAATACATCACAGGAAGTTGAAGACATGCATCCATTTATTCAGGTCGGATTTTCTCGCGGAGGAAGCTTGCTAAGTTACACTAATTCTCTTGGACTTTAATTCTTAATTATTAAATTCAAAATAAACATATGAGAATTTTGAAAACAAAGCAAGCAATACTTTTCTCAATGCTTGCGATGATTGCAGTACTAGCCGGTGGCGTTAAGTCGGCATTCGCGCTCTCCGGAACATACAATTATGCCAGCAGTGGTTCTTATTATTCTGAAACTGGTCCTTCTCAATATTGGCACACGACAACCAGTGCCGGCTATTGCGGACACATCAGTGGAACTTGTAGTCCCAACAGTATGCGCTGGACATACAACAATAGTTGCACTGTCAGCAACGAGGCTTTGTGGGACAACATAAATTCAGCTCAGAATGCTGTGCATAAGGTTTTCATTCCTGGCGTCAATGCTACGACCAGAATGGCGCCTTATGATTTGGTCTATGATGGCGCCAGTGAATACGCCTTCACTATTGATCAATACTCTTACTATGATGCTTGGGTGCAAACCGGAACCAAATATGACATCCGCCATACTTGGCTAACCGATGCAACCTGCGAAGGAGTTTCAACAAAAGTGGGGTTTGACGAGATGCGTATCACTTACTAGGAATTTTCCTGCCTATCTCACAAAAACAAAAACGGGATTAACCCCGTTTTTGTTTTTTGTACATGAAAAGCAGATAATCTGGGCAAACAAAAAAACACCCCAAATGGTGCTTTAAGAAATTTTTAGTGGCAGAGGAATCAGGAGTTCCTGAATTATCCTCTGCCTTGTTTATGAAAGTTCACGTTCAATTTTCCCTTGAGTTTCTTTGATATTTTTGGAATAAACACGAACTTCTTGGATACAGGTGCTTCCTCTGACTTTCAGTAGAAGTCCACCAACCATCCCTTCAATTTTGACGTGTTGTTTTCCCCCTCTGATGCCTGAGGTTATATATCCAGCCACCACCTTTTTCACTTCTGGCATCTTTTGAGCTAGGTCAACTATTTTCTGGGCAGCATCGATCACGGTTGTGTGTCTGCCACCCATTTTACCTCCTTGACGATGATTTTTGGCCATAAGTTTCCTCCCTTAAAAAGTACTGGCTGGACGAAAAATTGTCCAGCCGTTTTGAGACCCGTTAGCCTCTGGAGTAAATGGCAGTTCTTGGATGATTTCTGCCTCTTACGAGACCGCCTTGGGCTGTGGACAAAATCGATGCTCCTTCTCGTTTCCATAAGCCTTGTTGAACTTTGTAGATTTTGCCACTGGACTTGTTTACGCAAGCCCGAAAGTTTTTGCATCTTTTCCCCATTCTGAAAGATGGGCAACTATTGCAAGGCGAACCAGTCAATCCCATAACAATCTCCTTTTCCAAAAAGCTGAAAAACAACCCAGAGCTTAAAGAACTATCCCAATAAACTCCTTGAACTAGATTCGCATTTGAATCCGAACAGTAGTAAAATAAAAAGAGTAAAATTTTAAAAAAATAACGATGAAAAAAATGAAAAGAAGTTCTCGCATTTATCAAAGAGTGAACGGAGTGAGTTATCCATTTTAAGAAAGAAAAGCTATACGTTGCGAGAGATTGCCAAGGTCATGCAACGCAGTATTTCCACTCTTTCCGATGAGTTGAAACGGAATCAAGTTAAGGGAATCTATGACGCAAAAAAAGCCCAACATAAAGCGTACGCCAGGAGAAAGTATAGCAAGTATCAAGGAATGAAAATTGTTTCAGAAAATAGACTGAGAGATTTCGTAGAAGAAAATTTATTGGACGGTCAGTCTCCGGAAAACATCTCGGGACGAATCAAGAAAGTTGAGAAAGAATTGCCAACAGTTTCCAAGGATAGTATCTATCGTTTCATTGAAAGTCCCTATGGCAGACAGATTGAGTTTGCCCGCACGAACGGCAGAAGAAAAGGAAACAAGCGCGGAAAGAAGAAGCAACCCATTGCAGACAGGAACTTCATTAACGAACGGCCTGAGAGCATAAATGAGCGGTCTGAGATTGGTGACGCGGAAGCGGACTTCATTGTTTCGGGAAAAGATGGCAAAGGTATTTTGCTGGTAATTGTAGACCGAAAAACCAGAGCGGCTTTTGTTGAAAAAATTACAGATGTTTCAATCGAAAATGTGCATTTGTCTTTTGTAAAAATTCAACAAAGATTTCCGGAAATGAAAACCATTACCACGGACAATGATATCCTTTTTCGAAAACATAAGGAGTTGGAAAAATTACTTTCGATAAAAATATATTTTTGTCATCCATATCATTCTTGGGAAAAAGGCACGGTGGAAAACACCAATAAATACATCCGCAAAGATATTCCGAAGGAAAGTAATATTTCCAAATATTCCAAAAAATTCATTCTCTCCGTCGAAGAGAAATTAAACAGAAGATTTATGAAATGTTTAGCGCATGCTACCCCAAACGAACTGCTGAAAGAATTTAGAAACCAAAAAAATCGCCAAGTGGCGAAATGTAAAAGTGTTCGGATTGAGCCCGTCGGGTAGGTGAGTTCATATACTATCTTCATAACATACAGAGGAGAAAAAGGCAACTTTAAGGAGTGGCTAGAGCAATCCGAGATAGTCAAGCCCAATATATCCCACCTCGATATCAGTATTCTTTCCACTCTTAAGTAATTCTCGAAATTTTTGCAGGGACACCAACACCACCTCCGCAAATTCATTTTTACCCAAATTTTGCTCTGCCACTTTTTCGCAATCGGTTACAACAACGCAATATCTGTTCATTGTGGAATAAGCGCAATCAAAAGCTGTAGCCACCAGCCTAGCCCTACCCTTATAGCCAGTCTCTTCGAGGAGCTCTCTTTCCCCGGCTTGCTCTGGAGTCTCATTTGCGTCGACATATCCACCAGGAAGCTCGTTTAAAATTTCATTTGGACCGGGACGAAATTGCCTGACAAGAATTATTTGCTGGTCTTTCGTTATGGCTAAAATTCCGGTAGCTGGACCTTCTTTCTTTAAATAAAAATCACTTTCCTTGCCATCAGGCATTTTATACATCACTTTTTCAATTTTTCGGCTGTATTTCTGGAAGGCTATTTCTCTAGACAGCTCTTCCCATTTTTCGACTTTGGTTGGCATAAGATTAGGCACAAACAAATACTTAAATAAGCCATGGCTCTATTATCCCAAATCTTTTATTCTCACAATCAATCTCCGCGTTGGCGCCCAGTGGCAAAACGAATTGTGGATCAGTGTGACCAAAGTCCATATTGGTTATGATTGGCAAATCTGCTCGGCCGAATTCATCCTTGACAATAGTGATGATTCTTTTCTCCAGCTCTAGTTTTTCTTCCGCAGAATAATCTCGCGCTCGACCAAAAACAATTCCATTGATTCGATCAAATATTCCTTGCATTCCGTAATTTCTAAGCTCGTGATCTATTTCATGTATTGTTGGTTTTTCTTCTGATGTTTCCAGGATTAAGATCTTGCCGTCCCAAAATTCCGATTTTGGCCAAAATTGGGTGCCCTTCATCATTTCCAAAACTTCGATGCAACCACCAAATAATTCGCCTCTCACAATCCCCTTTCCTTGCAAAAATTTCCAACCATCATCTTTTTTGAATTCCTTTGTTTTTCCAAGATTATTTTCATCACTCCAATCCAAATAACCATCAGCATATTCTCCATAAGGACTATATGCATAAGTAGCTCTTGGTTCAAATAGCATTTCTTTAACATGACGCTCAAAACTTTCCGATAAATTTTTCATCTGCGAAAAACCCGCCATAATTGATGGGCCATAGAAAGTAACCAGCTCCAATTGATTGCAAAATGCGTGAATTGTTGTTGTGTCAGAAAAACCCAAAAGTATCTTTGGATTGTTTTTGATAATTTCCTTATTGAGATAGGGCAAGATCCGTACTGAGTCATCTCCTCCGATTGAAGTAAAAATAGCTTTTACTTCTGGATCAGAAAAAGCATCATTGATATCTTTCGCGCGAACTTCTGGATTTTTGCGTAGATAATCAGCATCCGCTCGAGCAGTTGGATATTCTTTAATTTTCAGCCCCCAGTTCGTAAGAATTTTCAGTCCATTTTCATAGACATGCGGAAAGACGCTTGGGCCACCCCAAGAAGGAGAAACAATTGCGACCGTGTCGCCTGGTTTTAGTTTTCGTGGAAGCATAAAATTATATCAAAACCATTTCTTTTTCATTTTCAAAATATTACTAGGCTTATTTCTGCTTATTCAGTTTGCTTAAAATAACATTGGCTGTTTCTCTTGGGGTTTGATTCGTATTGTCGATAACTTCTCCAAAGGCGGGATTATTAATCCCAATGGAATAGTGATGCTTAATTCTTTCTTTTTCCCATTCGTTTAGTTCTCGCTCTCCTCTGTTTTTCGATGCTTCTTCAATTTTAGGATTTAAGGTGAAAACCAGAATCTCAGCATCATCTTTTAGTTTTTCTGTGAGATATTCATAATTCTTTTGTGAAAGCGGATATGGGACAATCACGTCAAATTTTCTCTTGGTAAAATTTTTAATTACCGAAACAGCATTTTCCAAATTTAGCTCTATTTTTTCCTCAATTGGCATCCATTCAATAAACGCCGAAAGACTATCAATTTCAACCACAGCAGATTCCTTAATCTCCTGTGCTAAAATTTTTGCAATAGTGCTTTTGCCTGAATTGATTGAACCATTGATAAATATAATCATACTTTCTTGACATCTTTTGTCTGGTTTTATATGCTCATATTATTATACTCCGATATTTTCGCTATCCAATCCCACCCTTATCATATCCACAACCTGATCCATTACACCACCTAATCCAACAGTTAATCTGATGTATCTTGCTAATGGATTTGGCGTTTCTTTAAACTCTATATTATTGTTCACAAAAATTTTTACTACTGCTTCTCTATACTTACCAAAATCGACTAAAATAAAATTGCCACCACCCTCAATTACATCTAATTCTAACTTTCTTAAATTATTAGCGAACTTTTTTCTCGCATTTATTATTTTTTTAACAGAAGTTCTCAAAAATTTACCATCAGAACAAACCACTTCAACTGCTCTTGCCGCCAGCGAAGTTATTTCTCTGAATGGTTTAAATTTTCCTATCATTCTAGCTAATCTTTCTGCGGTTAATATATATCCGATTCTCAGACCAGCCATCCCAACATTTTTGGAAAAGCTACGTATAATAATAACATTTGAAAATTCATCGACCAATGAAGAAGCATCAATACACCCAAAATCAGCATATACCTCATCGATTACCACCAAGATATTTAATCTTTCGGTTTTTTTGATAAACTCTCGTAGCCTATCAATAGTAAAGATGTAACCCGTAGCACCATTTGGATTAGCAATAAGAGCTACTTTCACTTCAGGTGAAATTAATTGAGACAAGACATCATCAGAGCATTTTCCTTCATTGCCACAATAAACTTCAATCAACTTACAATCTAGTTCCTGTGAATGTATTTTATACATTTCAAACGTCGGAGCAACAGTTGCAATGACATCGCCGGGATCACAAAATGTCTCTAGTATCATTTTCATTGCACCGTCAGCTCCATTTGACAATATCAATTTTTCATTAGGCTGTTTTAAATATTGAGACAATGCGTCATACGCTCTATTAACTTCAGGATAAGCACTAGCCATCTCCGCCGAAAATCCTTTTATTATTTTCTTGAATAAGGGTTTTGGCATGGAAGGAATATATTCATTCATTCCTAATCGAACCCTATCCAGTCTAGTAAGAAAATCTTGATTTTTACGTACAATATTATTTACGTGTTTTCTGCAATTAATCATAATGAGAAAATTATTTTTTAATTATCAAAAGCTCTATTTATAAAAATAAAAGGATACCCTCATATTTCTATAGTATAACTAAATAAATTTTTATTCAAGGCCTAGCCTAATCCTAGCCTAATCCCCGTTTGATTTAAATAACAAAATAAAACCAATAGCCCAATAAAAATAGTGAAAAATTGACTAAAGTGCTAATATTATGATATACATATAGGTCAGCTGGACTTAATTATATAAAATACAGCATGTTATGTTTTGACCTATAATAACTCATTGTCTTAGGCTTATGGGCATATCACAGAAAATAAAAGCGGATTTAAATATTAAGCGACACGTATCAATATTGAAAGATATGATTTTTACTATTGATGAAAAGAAAAGATTAATAAGTTTATTCATTAACGGGGTTTTTTTAGAATTACCAAGATTACGGCTAGAAGCACCTTTCATAGTAAAAACAGAAACAGGAATTATTACCATTGAAGATCTCGAAACTCATCCTATGAATTTAGCTAATAGATGGGGCATTTTAAAAGATTTGCCAGATTATAAAATATCCGATCACCAGATGAGATTTATTATTACGTTTAAAGGATCAAATATCTTTGAAAGCTATATTCTTCCAAAAATTCTAGAGGAAGCTGAGCCAATTGCTCGAGTTATCCTCCAGGATAAAAAATTACCATTACCATTTATTATTGAAATGGCGGAAGTAAAATATGGAAAGATTCAATCCATAATACCACAAAAGCCAGAGGGACAATCGAAGATTCTTTTAGGTACTCAAATATTGGGACATGTTCAGGACGCGGCAAAAATTCTGCGATGGGCAAACGAGAATGGAACGTTGCAGACTAAATGGAGGTTTGCTTTGCCAGCAACAAA
Coding sequences within:
- a CDS encoding DUF2103 domain-containing protein; the protein is MAKNHRQGGKMGGRHTTVIDAAQKIVDLAQKMPEVKKVVAGYITSGIRGGKQHVKIEGMVGGLLLKVRGSTCIQEVRVYSKNIKETQGKIERELS
- a CDS encoding NUDIX hydrolase, giving the protein MPTKVEKWEELSREIAFQKYSRKIEKVMYKMPDGKESDFYLKKEGPATGILAITKDQQIILVRQFRPGPNEILNELPGGYVDANETPEQAGERELLEETGYKGRARLVATAFDCAYSTMNRYCVVVTDCEKVAEQNLGKNEFAEVVLVSLQKFRELLKSGKNTDIEVGYIGLDYLGLL
- a CDS encoding S66 peptidase family protein, with product MLPRKLKPGDTVAIVSPSWGGPSVFPHVYENGLKILTNWGLKIKEYPTARADADYLRKNPEVRAKDINDAFSDPEVKAIFTSIGGDDSVRILPYLNKEIIKNNPKILLGFSDTTTIHAFCNQLELVTFYGPSIMAGFSQMKNLSESFERHVKEMLFEPRATYAYSPYGEYADGYLDWSDENNLGKTKEFKKDDGWKFLQGKGIVRGELFGGCIEVLEMMKGTQFWPKSEFWDGKILILETSEEKPTIHEIDHELRNYGMQGIFDRINGIVFGRARDYSAEEKLELEKRIITIVKDEFGRADLPIITNMDFGHTDPQFVLPLGANAEIDCENKRFGIIEPWLI
- a CDS encoding aminotransferase class I/II-fold pyridoxal phosphate-dependent enzyme, which gives rise to MINCRKHVNNIVRKNQDFLTRLDRVRLGMNEYIPSMPKPLFKKIIKGFSAEMASAYPEVNRAYDALSQYLKQPNEKLILSNGADGAMKMILETFCDPGDVIATVAPTFEMYKIHSQELDCKLIEVYCGNEGKCSDDVLSQLISPEVKVALIANPNGATGYIFTIDRLREFIKKTERLNILVVIDEVYADFGCIDASSLVDEFSNVIIIRSFSKNVGMAGLRIGYILTAERLARMIGKFKPFREITSLAARAVEVVCSDGKFLRTSVKKIINARKKFANNLRKLELDVIEGGGNFILVDFGKYREAVVKIFVNNNIEFKETPNPLARYIRLTVGLGGVMDQVVDMIRVGLDSENIGV